DNA from Pirellulaceae bacterium:
GTAGTGACGTGATGGTTGATGCGCATTGGAGCTATTCATGGCCTACATCCTTGTTACCCCTCGAACACAGCCACTTCGTCATGGCAGAGCCCATGCGATTTAGAATCTTCACGGACAGGCCAGAATAGCTGCTGAGAAAAACGGATTCGAAGACATCCTGAGTCAAACCGGACGTCTGTGCAGCTAGGTTATCGGGTCAAATGCAGGCAATGTCCAGCTGCAGGTAGCGGCGGCTTCCACAAACGCAGGTCAGTCTACTAACGGTAACGCTTGTAGCGTTTGTTGGACCATGCCGGGCCAGGGCACTTCGATGCAATCACCAGCGATAATGGCGTTGATAGACTGGGTGGGGCCGCGGCGAATTGCTGTAGATCACTGGTTGCTCGTGAATGACGGTGCCGCGGTGAGTAGGGGTTGGATGAGCGTAACCGGGAGCGGTCGTAGACTGTCCCGCCAGTGGCGCAGTCTGCATGGCTGTTAAAACCGTATCACTGACACCTTGCTGGTGCAATGAAATGATGTCATTCACCTCCAATCGTCGCTGCATACCACGCGCATTGATCTGAGCGATGATGACCGATTCTGCCAGGCCGCTACGGGTCATCGACAGGACATCGGTGGTAGTGACGCCCGATTGTACAACCGCTTGTTGTTGGGCGTAGAATTGCTGCTGTTGATTGTGCAGGGCTTGTTGATGAGCCTGATGTTGTCGAGTTTGCTGGTTGTCGTACGAACGGCCCATCATGCCGCCCGCCACAGCACCAACGGCCCCACCGATCAGCGCGCCGCCAGTAGTTTTTTGACTCTGCTTGCCAATCAAGCCACCGATGACCGCGCCCGTAGCACCTCCGACAACGGCACCCTGCGTTGTGTAGCGCTGGGCCCAGCAGGAGTTCAGCGACGCCATGCTAGCAATTACTACTAAACTAATGCGCAAAATCATTTCCGGCGCTCTCGCAATTGACAATGAAGATCTGACCAACCAAGCCACTTGTCTAGATCGTCATAACGAAGCGGCAATCTCAAGTAAACTGCGGTTGTGGCTTAGCTTAATCCGACGTCCAGGCACATCATCACGATAAAGCCGCCCATGAAGCCCAACGTAGCCACGTCGGTGTATTTATCGCGCTGCGTTTCCGGGATCACCTCTTCGACAACCACGTAGATCATGGCTCCAGCCGCAAAAGACAGCGCGTAGGGCAGCACAGGCTGGAAGAACATTACGGCCACGGCTCCGGCCACTCCAGCGATCGGTTCCACGATTGCGCTCAATTGGCCATACCAAAACGATCGCAGGCGCGAAACGCCCTCGCGTCTCAGAGGCATGGCCACAGCAACACCCTCTGGAAAATTCTGGATTCCGATACCTATGGCCAAAGCCACTGCAGCTCCGAGTGAAGCTTCGGGTAATCCCAACGCGGCACCTCCAAACAGCACCCCTACCGCCAAACCTTCCGGAATGTTGTGCAGTGTGATGGCCAAGATCAACAGGGTTGTGCGATGCCAATTGGTGCTTATTCCCTCGGCGTCCTTCGCTGGGAAATTGATGTGCAGGTGCGGCAGCAGCTTATCCAGTCCATACATGAACATGGCACCCAGTGCAAAGCCGATCGCGGCAGGCAACCAACCGGGAACTCCTTGCTGCTGAGCTAATTCAATCGACGGCGACAGCAGCGACCAGTAACTGGCTGCAATCATCACGCCCCCAGTAAACCCGAGTAGTCCATCAAACAGTGACCTGTGCACGGTCTTGAACGGAAACACCAAAGCCGCGCCCAGGGCCGTCATCAGCCACGTAAACAGGGTCGCCAACAATGCGGCCACGACCGGACCACGATCGTTTAAGAATTCATTTAGCCACTCCATCACAGCATCTCACGTAGCGCCTAGGTTCGGCAAAGCATGTTGGCCGGCACAGCGATGGTCACGACGGCGCAATTGTCGTTCATCAGGCACAGCCGCCCGCCAAGCGGCACAAATGTTAGCCTAAGCTAACTTTTGACGCGTGTCAAGTGGAAATGCCCCATACCCACTACTCAGGTCCTGGTGCCAGGCCTATGCCGATCCTTACTCTGTGTTATCCGTGGGCTGGAGGTCCGCGTCAAATTGCGGATCGTATGCCTGGGCAACCGCGCTGTCCTCGCTGACATAGGCGGCAATCGGCGAAGGGGGCAAGGTGTCTGATGTGGCCAGTTCCAGCGGCAGCGGATTGCGGCCTTCAGCTAAATGCGCGTTCAGTACTTGCTGGCGAAATTGTTGCTGGTTGGTGGTCAATCCGTAGTTAAGAACGGCATCGCTCAATCGGCCCCCGAGGGTGTCAGCGCGTATCGGTCCTGGGTCAATCCACAGTCCTTCGGCATCCAGTTCCATGGTACCTAAGTTCAAATCCAGTACTCGTCTCAGCGCCTCGTAGTTGACGAAAATTCCGATCAACTCGCTTTGCGTCAACAACAGATCGTTCAGTGCGGTAATCGTGTCGCGGGCAGCCGTGGGCGACACGACCCCCAGCGTTTCATTGATCTGCCGGACATCTTCATTGACGCTAATCTGTTGTGCCGCCGTTTGAACGGCAAAACGTTGGAGTTCAAACGCCAATTGCCGTTGGCGAATGGTGCGCAACGTGGTCCGCATTCCCTGCCACACACTATCCTCGAAGCGATAGTAAGCACGCTTAGCCTGCTGGTACTCGATGAGTGCTTGTCGATAATTGTTGCGCTCTTGCAAACGCGTGATCGGCGCATCCCACTGTAATCCCATAGTCATGCGACCTGTCGAACCGCGCAGTGCAAGCGGATTGGGGCCATAGTTTTGCAGATCGCCACTAATTGTGAGATCGAGAAAGCTTTCCAATTCATCAGCCACTACTTCGATGACTCGCCATCGGTTTACCAAGGCTGCACGATTATTGAGCCAATCATGGCGATTGACGCGAGCGATTTCTACCGCGTCGCGAGTGTCGATATCGACTTCGGGCAGTAGCACGGATTCGGTCCGGGCCCGAGCCTGTAGCAGTTGTATCGCCAGCACATCATCGCTCATCGCCGCAACAGAATCTTGAATGCCTAAAACCACGTCTGTGCTGATAGCCTCAAATCGCTGGCTGTCGTCAGCAAATTTGTAGAGGCCATCAGAAATTTCTTGGATGCGTTGCTCCAGCTGCGCACCCGCCCGAGCATGTTCTTCAAACCGCTGCTCAAATCTATCAAGGTCGCTCGCAAGTTGATCTGGCAATTCCTCCAAGCCTTCACCGTCCAGGAATGAAAAATTTAGCGCGCCGGTCGGCAGGATCGTGCACACCACGCCTTGTTCAGAGCGAGTGATTTCAAGCAGGCGATCGAGTTGCCGACGCCGCTGGGGAATGGCGGCGCGAAGTGTGGCGATGTCCGCGCGGATCTGCGGCAAGTCAGTTCCGACGATGGTTTCGCGAATCTGTCTGAGCGGCTTGAGCCTGTTTGCGAGTTCCGTCAGTTGATTTGTCAGCGATGGCGTCGCCGCCAAGGCTCGGAAGGAAGCGCCACTCTGTGCGTCGATTTCGGTGCGGCTAAGTTCCAAAATCTGCGAACTGTTTTCGCCGACTACGACTCGCACGGCAGCCAACTGGCTGCGCCGTTCACGCAACTGTTGCGATACCAGTTTGAATTGATCCAACATGGGATCGCTAATCTCGACGCACAAATACGGCGGCAGCCCCAATGTGCCTTTGAAGTTGTCCAAAGAATCTTCGAAAGCGGCACGCGACTGCAGGAGGTTCGTCTGCTGGTTGTAGATATTTTGCAGTGCCTGCACCACCTGGAGCTTTTGCTGTGGAATCGCGCTTTGGCTTTTCGGAACCGTCGTTAATTGTTCGTTGTAGCTATCCAGAAGTTGCAAATAGACTTCCGTCAGTTGCGTTACCGTTTCCTGTTGATTCGCAATCTGTAGTTGGTCTTGCAGTAGTCCGAAGAAGCCCCGAGCACCGGGGATGTTGTTGCCGGCCAATCCCCCCAGGCCAGTGCCAGTATTGCCGGTACCCAGAGTGCCAAAACCACCACCCAAGCCGGTAAAGCCGCCGAAGCCGGCTCCACCAAACACACCACCACGCCGTTGGGGCTGAGTATCGGGATTGAGCCCTACGGCCACTTGGACGTAGAAAGCTCGCCGATAACGCTCGAAGGCCCGAATGTTGGCCAACAACGTGCGCTCGGCCAGAGTTAAACGTTCAAGGACAATATCGCGTCCAGCTTGTCGTAGCAGCGGCTGCACCAGCGAGAAATCCAGCAACGTGCGTGAGGATTGCGAATTGGGGCCTGCGATTTGCCAAGTGATGTCGTTGGCTAGTCCAACCACCAAGTCGGCGCCGGTTGCAAATCTTTTTTGCATTGCCCAATCGCGACGACCGACGCTGTTAGGGCCGGTTGACCAAGTGCTGGTGCTGCCCGGAATGACCGCATTGTTGCGATATGGACCGGTCGTATTGTAGCCGGCTCGCCAGCCGCCGAAGAACTGCGAATCAAACCTGAATCGTTCGCTGGACACATCCAAGGCCGACAGGTACACCTCTTCCACGTTGCGCTGGTAGTTGGGAGAATGCAGTAATGCAAGTCGCACGGCTTGCTCCAGATTCAGCACCAGCACACCGCGCTGATCCAACGGCAGGCAACTCACCCAATCCGGGTTCTCTGCTTGGTTGGTGCGACCATTGGCTTCCCAGAGTGGATATCCCTTTTTCTTATCGACCATACGCATATAGCGGTTGGCCTGAGGATCGTCTTCGGGCATCGGTGGCCGATCCGGATTGAACGGGTCGAACATCCGGCTCTGCGGATCAACCTGAATGTTGATCGGAGTTGCATTCGCCTCGCAGCTTTCGAGCCGCTTTTCTTCCAGCAAGTACTGGACTTCACGATCCGTCTTGGCGCGATAGCCCTTGCGGCTGCAGCCCGGCCATGTTCCAACTGCGCACAGTAGGCCGACCAGAATCAGGGCAGACTTCCAAACGAAATTATTCATGGGCTGTCCACAGCGGAAAACTCGACGAACTCTTGCTGGCATTGGCTACGCAGCCGTATTCCTTGTCTTGGTTCGGGTTTTGCTGGAACTAGGGATAAATCCGAATGTTTTGGGCGTTCCAATTATCCTGGCTTACCAACTTGCTGTATGAGAATGGATGAGTAGCCCCGCCTTACATCGTCCGCTCCCGTAGACGGGAAAATCGCCTGGCAAACCCAAAAGTTGAACGTAAATAGATGCGAAATGGCTGCGGCCGAAGTACACTGAAAGCTTGCAAATTTGTAGCGTTCATCCCGTTGCCAACCGCCTGCTGCCAATTGACCCGCTTAAGGGAGCGTATAGGGGTGGCGGTCGGACGCTTCATTGACTGCATTGATGGTGCAAGGGTTCGGTCGTAGCGAGAATCAAGTCGACTTACTTATCGTTAGCAGGATTGCGACTAGCCATGGGCTTGGGCGGCATACTTTTTATTTTGGTCGTACTGATCTGCCTGATCTTGTTTATCGTGGCGATTGTCAAGACGGCGCGGATGTGGGGTGCTCTACACATTGTCTTGCTGTGCATCCTGTTTATCCAGATTTGGGTCTTCTTGATCTTTACCGCCGGCGTGCAACATGAACGTGTCCGAGCGACCAAAGAAGCTGCCACGCAGACCGAGCGAGCCAAGCGAGTCACCGCCGAAACAAACCGCTTGCGATTCGGCAGCATCGATGCGCCAGTGGACTCTTTGGAGGCGGTTGTGCCGGTCCAAGCCCGACTGGAACGACTGACTATCGACCGCGGCCGCGTGTGGCGACAATTGCGTTTTGAGGGTCAGCAGGATAACCGCATTCAGTTGACGCTAGCTGCGCCGTCTGCCAAAGCTGATGCCACAGACGGTCAACCTCCCGCTGCTGCGCCGGCGACCTCTGGCGCCAGCTTACCAGCCAACCTCGTCGTTTACGGCTTCGCCGAAGAGCTGGATAGTGAAGGTCAGCCACTGCCGGTTTATTATCTCGGCGAATACCGTGTAGTGGACAGCGCGGCGACTGGCGGACGGATCACGATTGAATCCACGTTGCCAATCCATCCCCTGCATCAGGCGCGCATCGCACAAGGCCTGGATGGTTGGACGTTGTACGAATTACTGCCCATCGACAGCCACGTCGCCTTTGCGGCTCCCGGATCGGAGCCCAGTGACGAAGCCATATTCGGCAGGATGGACGAAGAGGCCATACAACAATTGTTGGCTGGTGTCCCGGAATCGGTTATGTCGGCATACCTCCGTGACGGCCAACGCGCTTCTGAGGATGATCGCCCAGAGATGATTTGGGAGCAGGTCAGTCTCCTGAAAGATCACCAAGAGACGGTAGATAGCGGACAAAACGCGGATGCGACTATAAGCGGTTACTTTGATCCGCAAGGCCTGAGTGTCGACCTACGGCTGAAGCGGCACGGACAGGTCGAGCTGTCACCTTCCGATGTACGCGACAACCGTATCGTAGTGATCGAATCTGCGGCCCGCGATTGGATTAGTAAAGGCATTGCGGAGCGCGTGCAGCGGCTCTTCGTGCGACCTCTAAACGACTACCTAGGACTGTTTAACCGCAAGTATGCCACCGCTTTTGAGTTGCAGGAGCGCGTCAAGTACTACCAGTATCAGAATCAATTGATGGAGCAAGCGACTCAAACAGCTCAGGAAATGTTGGCCAAGCGGCAGCAGGAAAAGCAACTATTGAGTTCCGACATATCCCACTACCAAACAGAGATCACAGCCCTGGAATTGGCAGTGACAGCGGCTCAATCGGATTTAGAAAAACTCAAGACTGACCTGAGTCGTTTATATCAAGCAATTCAGCAGTATCACCAACAACTGATTTCAAGCGGATCCTGACCACGGTAACATAGCGGCTACCGCAGAATCCTGTGTCATTAGAAAACTCGTTATCTCGCCCTGGAGCTTGTTCACCAATATGAGATCTCTTCAACTATCAGTGACTTTATTGCTTTCGCTGTCTGCTGCTCAGGTATCTGGACAAGGCACCGCTTTGACCGAACTCTACGGAGAGGGAGTACATCGGTATTTTGCTCGCGACTACCTGGGAGCCGAAGAGTTGCTAACCCGTGCCATCGAAGGTGGTTCGCAAGATCCTCGTACCTATTTCTTTCGTGGGCTAGTACACGCGGCCATTGGCAATGATGGACGAGCGGACTTTCAGGAAGGTGCGCGCATGGAGGCTTTTGGCCGTTCGGGAATCAACGTCAGCTTGGCTTTATCTCGTATCCAGGGCTATTATCGAACCGAAATAGAAAAGGCTCGGCGTGATGCGCGGATTGAAGCGTTGCGACAGCGCGAACTGATGCAACAGTCCCTGCCGACAGGACCCGTGGTACCCATGTTGCCGACACCGTCGCCGATGATACCTCCAGCACAAACAGATCCCTTTCGAGGAGAAGACGGCCTACGCTCGAAAGAAATCGATGCCATCCCACCCGTAGCGGTCACTCCACCGGAAGACGCGCGAGAGGGCGTTCAGGCGGATACTCTAACAGATGATTCAGACCCTCTGAACAGCCAATCTGATGAAGCCACCGACCCCTTTGAGGATGAAAAGGAATCCGCCCCTTCGACCAACGACGATCCGTTCCAAGAGTCGGATTTGATGGAAGACTTGAAGGATACCGATGCGCAACAGCCACCGGCCGATTCCGACGATGATCCGTTTGCGGACCCGTCGTTTTAGCCTGTTGAAGTTGCGTTTTTCCTGCTGAGGGGAATCTCGGCTGTCTGCCGCGACAATCCGCAGCCTCTGCCTAGCCGGCCCTGTAGGTGTGAGCTGGGGTTTTGCAAGTTGCCGTAAGTGGTGTAGGATATTGTGGGCTCGACTCAATCGAGGTCGCTCGCCTTCCCATCCGCTCCCTATCCCACCTCAGTACTGGAGCACGGTTAGCATGGCTATCCATCGCAATTGTCAGGGTATGGTCCGTCGAGACTGCATCAAGCTCGGGTTGGGCGCGATGGTGGTTGGTGGCTTGACTGAAGCACTCAGATTACGTCAAGCTACAGCCAGCACTGTTGCCCCGCGACCTACCGCCTGCATCTTGATATGGCTGGATGGTGGTCCAAGCCATTTTGAAACTTTCGATCCCAAGCCAGAGGCCGCCGTTGAGATTCGTGGAGAATTTTCAGCCATCTCGACCAAGGTACCCGGGATGATGTTTTCTGAGAACATGTCGCGGCTTGCAGCGATCAGCGACAAGCTGACCATCGTTCGCTCGATTCGCCATGATCAAAATAACCATGGTGCCGGCAATCATTACATGATGACCGGTGCGCCCACCCGGATTCCGGTAAGCTGTGGTGCATACGTGAGCTTCCATCCGAGCATGGGCTCGGTAGTGTCAGCCGAGCGGGGGGCTCCCCCAGGCGTGCCGCCGTACTTTGCACTGCCGTCCCAAACGCGTTCTGGCGGCCCCAATTTTTTAGGCCCCAAGCACGCGCCATTTGTGGTAGCCGATGACCCGAACAGCAAATCCTTTCGAGTTCGCGACGTAACGCTGCCGGAAGGCCTGGATGATGGCCGAACGCTTGCCCGACGTGAGCTGCGCCAACAATTGGACGGCATGTTGCGGTTCCGTGATCGCGCGATGGCTGACCCAGTCCTGGGTGCCGATGAAAGTTATCAACAGGCATTATCGCTAATGACGTCATCGGCGGCGTTGGAAGCGTTCGATATTCATCGCGAGCCGAACTCGATCCGCGAAGCATATGGGCGCAATCGGTTTGGGCAACAAGCCTTGCTTGCTCGACGGTTGATTGAAGCCGGCGTACCCTTCGTCACGATCAACAATGGCGGCTGGGATCATCACAGTGAGATATTCGAGCGTTTTCGCACGCAAGGTCGTGAACTCGATTCGGTTGTAGCCGCCTTGATCAGCGATCTTGATCAGCGCGGCATGTTGGACTCAACTCTGGTAATTGTCATGGGTGAGTTTGGTCGCACACCTGCGATTTCGACGCTGGCCGACCGCAAGTCGCCGGGCCGCGATCATTGGTCGAGTGCCATTTCCGTGTTGTTAGCCGGTTGTGGTACTCCCGGCGGGCAAGTGGTGGGCGCAACCGACAAGAATGGCTATACAGCCGTAGAAAACATCTACGCTCCGGAGAATCTGGCGTCATCGGTTTATCTCAAGTTAGGCATCGATCCCAACAAGATATTGATGACCGATGTGGGCCGTCCCGCTCACCTGGTTTCTGATCCCAGACCCATTCGCGAAGTCATGGGCTAGGCGACCGACAGTGCGAATTCAGTGGTTGTGCGTGTTCTGGTGCCTGGTAGGTTCGCTGCAAGCAGCGGTGCCTGATGTGTCGTTCCTGTTTCCTGCTGGCGGTCAGCGCGGCACGACGTTTTCAGTGACAGCCACGGGCAAGTTTGACTGGCCAGTCCAAGTAGATGCGCCTGGATTTCAAGTAGCCCTGGGCAGCGAGTCGGGCAAGTTGGATGTTACCATTCCTAGCGATCTGCCGGTGGGACGCGTCTGGTTGCGACTATTCAACACCGATGGAGCATCCA
Protein-coding regions in this window:
- a CDS encoding DUF1501 domain-containing protein, with protein sequence MAIHRNCQGMVRRDCIKLGLGAMVVGGLTEALRLRQATASTVAPRPTACILIWLDGGPSHFETFDPKPEAAVEIRGEFSAISTKVPGMMFSENMSRLAAISDKLTIVRSIRHDQNNHGAGNHYMMTGAPTRIPVSCGAYVSFHPSMGSVVSAERGAPPGVPPYFALPSQTRSGGPNFLGPKHAPFVVADDPNSKSFRVRDVTLPEGLDDGRTLARRELRQQLDGMLRFRDRAMADPVLGADESYQQALSLMTSSAALEAFDIHREPNSIREAYGRNRFGQQALLARRLIEAGVPFVTINNGGWDHHSEIFERFRTQGRELDSVVAALISDLDQRGMLDSTLVIVMGEFGRTPAISTLADRKSPGRDHWSSAISVLLAGCGTPGGQVVGATDKNGYTAVENIYAPENLASSVYLKLGIDPNKILMTDVGRPAHLVSDPRPIREVMG
- a CDS encoding ZIP family metal transporter produces the protein MEWLNEFLNDRGPVVAALLATLFTWLMTALGAALVFPFKTVHRSLFDGLLGFTGGVMIAASYWSLLSPSIELAQQQGVPGWLPAAIGFALGAMFMYGLDKLLPHLHINFPAKDAEGISTNWHRTTLLILAITLHNIPEGLAVGVLFGGAALGLPEASLGAAVALAIGIGIQNFPEGVAVAMPLRREGVSRLRSFWYGQLSAIVEPIAGVAGAVAVMFFQPVLPYALSFAAGAMIYVVVEEVIPETQRDKYTDVATLGFMGGFIVMMCLDVGLS
- a CDS encoding glycine zipper 2TM domain-containing protein; its protein translation is MILRISLVVIASMASLNSCWAQRYTTQGAVVGGATGAVIGGLIGKQSQKTTGGALIGGAVGAVAGGMMGRSYDNQQTRQHQAHQQALHNQQQQFYAQQQAVVQSGVTTTDVLSMTRSGLAESVIIAQINARGMQRRLEVNDIISLHQQGVSDTVLTAMQTAPLAGQSTTAPGYAHPTPTHRGTVIHEQPVIYSNSPRPHPVYQRHYRW